Proteins from a genomic interval of Stenotrophomonas sp. 24(2023):
- a CDS encoding flagellin yields MAQVINTNTMSLNAQRNLSTSGASLATTIQRLSSGSRINSAKDDAAGLAISERFGTQIRGTDVAIRNANDGISLAQVAEGSLTEIGNNLQRVRELSVQASNATNSDSDRKALQAEVTQLVSEIDRVAKQSEFNGTKLLDGSFSSQLFQVGANAGQAIAIDKTVDAKSASLGTTKFAADVTGTAIAAATADGSVAGLTLNGVAIDKVEYKNGATGAEIAKSLTTAINAKIGETGVYASIGGAAKDQVVLSSVKAEKDLVIGGTVAGSGLTAGTTTAAATATSSVVQSLDVTSVKGAQQALEIVDKALGSINSTRADLGAIQNRFTSVVANLQTSTENLSASRSRIKDTDFAKETAELTRTQILQQAGTAMLAQANQVPQGVLSLLR; encoded by the coding sequence ATGGCACAAGTCATCAACACCAACACGATGTCGTTGAATGCTCAGCGTAACCTGAGCACCAGCGGCGCCTCGCTGGCCACCACCATCCAGCGCCTGTCCTCGGGCTCGCGCATCAACAGCGCCAAGGACGACGCGGCCGGTCTGGCCATCTCCGAGCGCTTCGGTACCCAGATCCGTGGTACCGACGTGGCCATCCGCAACGCCAATGACGGCATCTCGCTGGCCCAGGTCGCCGAAGGTTCGCTGACGGAAATCGGCAACAACCTGCAGCGCGTCCGCGAGCTGTCGGTGCAGGCGTCCAACGCCACCAACTCGGACAGCGACCGCAAGGCACTGCAGGCCGAAGTGACCCAGCTGGTCAGCGAAATCGACCGCGTGGCCAAGCAGTCCGAGTTCAACGGTACCAAGCTGCTGGACGGCTCGTTCTCCAGCCAGCTGTTCCAGGTCGGTGCCAATGCCGGCCAGGCCATCGCCATCGACAAGACCGTTGATGCGAAGTCGGCCTCGCTGGGCACGACCAAGTTCGCCGCCGACGTCACCGGTACGGCCATTGCCGCCGCAACCGCCGACGGCTCGGTCGCCGGCCTGACCCTCAATGGCGTGGCCATCGACAAGGTCGAGTACAAGAACGGTGCCACCGGCGCGGAAATCGCCAAGTCGCTGACCACCGCGATCAACGCCAAGATCGGCGAAACCGGCGTGTACGCCTCGATCGGTGGCGCCGCCAAGGATCAGGTGGTGCTCAGCTCGGTGAAGGCCGAGAAGGACCTGGTCATCGGTGGCACCGTGGCGGGCAGCGGCCTGACCGCGGGCACCACCACCGCCGCCGCCACGGCCACCAGCAGCGTCGTGCAGAGCCTGGACGTCACCTCGGTCAAGGGCGCACAACAGGCCCTGGAAATCGTCGACAAGGCGCTGGGCTCGATCAACAGCACCCGTGCCGACCTGGGCGCCATCCAGAACCGCTTCACCTCGGTGGTGGCCAACCTGCAGACCTCGACCGAAAACCTGTCCGCCTCGCGCAGCCGCATCAAGGACACGGATTTCGCCAAGGAAACCGCCGAACTGACCCGCACCCAGATCCTGCAGCAGGCCGGTACGGCCATGCTGGCCCAGGCCAACCAGGTGCCGCAGGGCGTGCTGAGCCTGCTGCGCTGA
- a CDS encoding PilZ domain-containing protein — protein sequence MSALPATTLHHPAESALFDETLSCELPLPAEFLAGNQPGRTGAAEGLLRSVALVEDSRGEDHDDREGNSLQMQRLEAKLDLAMVLLGRLVRQQGNELPLRPVRWSRRGIRLQLGPRSGASPGQQGVVRVQPSDWLPDHIDLPVEVLAEAADGNGSHYLWLRFTALGDGLEMAMERHLFRLHRRQVAEVRRQR from the coding sequence ATGAGTGCCCTGCCCGCCACCACGCTGCACCACCCCGCTGAAAGCGCGCTGTTCGATGAAACGTTGAGCTGCGAACTGCCGTTGCCCGCCGAATTCCTGGCCGGCAACCAGCCCGGCCGCACCGGTGCGGCCGAAGGCCTGCTGCGCAGCGTGGCCCTGGTGGAAGACAGCCGGGGCGAGGACCACGACGACCGGGAAGGCAACAGCCTGCAGATGCAGCGCCTGGAAGCCAAGCTGGACCTGGCGATGGTGCTGCTGGGGCGGCTGGTGCGCCAGCAGGGCAACGAGCTGCCGCTGCGCCCGGTGCGCTGGTCCCGTCGCGGCATCCGCCTGCAGCTGGGTCCGCGCAGCGGCGCCAGCCCGGGCCAGCAGGGCGTGGTGCGCGTGCAGCCCAGCGACTGGCTGCCCGACCATATCGACCTGCCGGTGGAAGTGCTGGCCGAAGCCGCCGACGGCAACGGCAGCCATTACCTGTGGCTGCGTTTCACCGCACTGGGCGATGGCCTGGAAATGGCCATGGAACGCCACCTGTTCCGGCTGCATCGCCGCCAGGTGGCCGAAGTCCGTCGCCAGCGCTGA
- the fliD gene encoding flagellar filament capping protein FliD — protein sequence MADFGYGGIGSGLDISGMVAKLVAADRKPADNALNLQQSKAKLQLSAVGTVKSAFDALKKSLESLKATTAFDTRMVNVVKPNSTADDVLTATVGLYDTGTVAGKAAAANGTHKIHVEALASANKWIAQTSVNKTDTFSAGTLTLTVGTGDKAKTINVQVDDGDTMTTIRNKLDAAGRKEGVQTSLLASGDQQYLSVGQEKTGTANAVKLTYNGGDTKLAGIISGMNETSKAADAKLTIDGVSIVSDTNTVVDAVPGLTLNLKKTGDSDVVISTDTAAASKVMQDFVKTYNAALAALNDATKYDSEKKEASALTGDAQMRGATSQLRNMMSGILKELGAGGLNAKTLGLDTRGYPDADGSLVLDAAKFAAAVGNQPEAVRKAFTGDDGGAGKLFAMVDGYVSTSKGKEGAFVSRTNSLNKTLTDIDKRRKDLDTRMDGVAERYKKQFLALDTLMGKLSQSSSQLQAMLSHLPG from the coding sequence GTGGCAGACTTTGGATACGGTGGCATCGGCTCGGGGCTGGACATCTCCGGCATGGTCGCCAAGCTTGTCGCAGCCGACCGCAAGCCGGCCGACAATGCGCTGAACCTGCAGCAGTCCAAGGCGAAACTGCAGCTTTCGGCGGTGGGCACGGTCAAATCCGCCTTCGATGCCCTGAAGAAATCGCTGGAGTCGCTCAAGGCAACCACCGCCTTCGACACCCGCATGGTGAACGTGGTCAAGCCCAACAGTACGGCCGACGACGTGCTCACCGCCACGGTCGGCCTGTATGACACCGGCACGGTGGCCGGCAAGGCCGCGGCGGCCAACGGCACGCACAAGATCCACGTGGAGGCGCTGGCCTCGGCCAACAAGTGGATCGCGCAGACCTCGGTCAACAAGACCGACACGTTCAGTGCCGGAACGTTGACGCTGACCGTCGGTACCGGTGACAAGGCCAAGACGATCAACGTCCAGGTCGACGATGGTGACACCATGACCACCATCCGCAACAAGCTCGATGCCGCCGGCCGCAAGGAAGGCGTGCAGACCAGCCTGCTGGCCTCCGGTGACCAGCAGTACCTGTCGGTCGGCCAGGAGAAGACCGGCACTGCCAACGCAGTGAAGCTGACCTACAACGGCGGCGACACCAAGCTGGCCGGCATCATCAGCGGCATGAACGAGACCTCCAAGGCCGCCGATGCCAAGCTGACCATTGATGGCGTGAGCATCGTCAGCGACACCAATACGGTGGTCGATGCGGTACCCGGCCTGACCCTGAACCTGAAGAAGACCGGCGACAGCGACGTCGTCATCAGCACCGATACCGCGGCTGCCAGCAAGGTCATGCAGGACTTCGTGAAGACCTACAACGCCGCGCTGGCGGCGTTGAATGACGCCACCAAGTACGACAGCGAAAAGAAGGAAGCCTCGGCACTGACCGGCGACGCGCAGATGCGTGGCGCCACCAGCCAGCTGCGCAACATGATGAGCGGCATCCTCAAGGAACTGGGTGCCGGTGGCCTCAACGCCAAGACCCTGGGCCTGGATACGCGCGGCTACCCCGACGCCGACGGCAGCCTGGTGCTGGACGCTGCCAAGTTCGCTGCCGCCGTGGGCAACCAGCCCGAGGCCGTGCGCAAGGCGTTCACCGGCGATGACGGTGGTGCCGGCAAGCTGTTCGCGATGGTCGATGGCTACGTCAGCACCTCCAAGGGCAAGGAAGGCGCCTTCGTGTCGCGTACCAACAGCCTCAACAAGACGCTGACGGACATCGACAAGCGCCGCAAGGACCTGGACACACGCATGGATGGCGTGGCCGAACGCTACAAGAAGCAGTTCCTGGCACTGGACACCCTGATGGGCAAGCTGAGCCAGAGCAGCAGCCAGCTGCAGGCCATGCTGTCGCACCTGCCGGGTTGA
- a CDS encoding response regulator transcription factor, with amino-acid sequence MRVLIVDDHTLVRAGLGRLLQGFADVQLVGEASNAEQALQLALQLAPDVVLMDLSLPGRTGLEALSDIRLRAPGTRVVMMTMHDDAAHVRDALDRGASGFVVKDAAPQELELALRAAHAGQVFLSPQISAKMLAPMLGREKPTGIAALSPRQREILRRIGKGESNKEIAADLGISVKTVETHRARMMESLGCRRANDLLLLAARHQHELE; translated from the coding sequence GTGCGAGTTCTCATCGTCGACGATCACACCCTGGTCCGCGCCGGCCTCGGCCGGCTGCTGCAGGGGTTTGCCGACGTGCAGCTGGTAGGCGAGGCCAGCAATGCCGAACAGGCCCTGCAGCTGGCGCTGCAGCTGGCACCTGACGTGGTGCTGATGGACCTCTCCCTGCCCGGCCGCACCGGCCTGGAAGCCCTGAGCGACATCCGCCTGCGCGCCCCGGGCACGCGGGTAGTGATGATGACCATGCATGACGATGCCGCCCATGTGCGCGATGCACTGGACCGCGGGGCATCGGGCTTCGTGGTGAAGGATGCCGCGCCACAGGAACTGGAACTGGCCCTGCGCGCCGCCCATGCCGGCCAGGTGTTCCTCAGCCCGCAGATCTCGGCCAAGATGCTGGCCCCCATGCTCGGGCGCGAGAAGCCGACCGGCATCGCTGCCCTGTCACCGCGCCAGCGCGAGATCCTGCGCCGCATCGGCAAGGGCGAAAGCAACAAGGAAATCGCCGCCGACCTTGGCATCAGCGTCAAGACCGTGGAGACCCATCGCGCCCGCATGATGGAATCGCTGGGCTGCCGCCGCGCCAACGACCTGCTGCTGCTCGCTGCCCGCCACCAGCACGAGCTGGAGTGA
- a CDS encoding sigma-54 dependent transcriptional regulator: MSESRILVLDNDAVRAERTVALLEFMDFNPRWVADAADLDLARQRQNDWMAVIVGSLEASAASQALYAWLGQSSLPPPVLLADGDAHGFAQRHGLHEANVWPLETPLRHAQMEGLLRRASLKRLDAEHQAGAVQDQGPSGNGPAITALRQMIEQVAAFDTTVLVLGESGTGKEVVSRSIHQRSPRRDGPFVAINCGAIPADLLESELFGHEKGAFTGALTARKGRFEMAEGGTLLLDEIGDMSLPMQVKLLRVLQERSFERVGGNQTIRCNVRVIAATHRDLETRIAEGKFREDLFYRLNVFPIDVPALRERREDLPVLVDTIAAQLGRTGRGDVRFTAEALQALAGYEWPGNVRELTNLVERLAVLHPGSAVRVQDLPARYRGDAVLPATAAPVATAVAGSDERLDLRSFSFHTPGAGTQPPLQHGIEVERGAAAMTLPDDGLDLRNHMASIELGLINEALERTQGVVAHAAQLLGLRRTTLVEKLRKYGIEREQAELAG; encoded by the coding sequence ATGAGCGAGTCGCGCATCCTGGTGCTGGACAACGACGCCGTGCGTGCCGAACGCACCGTCGCCCTGCTGGAATTCATGGATTTCAACCCGCGCTGGGTGGCTGACGCCGCCGATCTGGACCTGGCCCGCCAGCGCCAGAACGACTGGATGGCCGTCATCGTCGGCAGCCTGGAGGCCAGTGCGGCCAGCCAGGCGCTGTATGCCTGGCTGGGCCAGAGCAGCCTGCCGCCGCCGGTCCTGCTGGCCGATGGCGATGCCCACGGCTTCGCCCAGCGCCACGGCCTGCACGAAGCCAACGTCTGGCCGCTGGAAACCCCGCTGCGTCATGCGCAGATGGAAGGCCTGCTGCGCCGGGCCAGCCTCAAGCGCCTGGATGCCGAACACCAGGCCGGCGCCGTCCAGGACCAGGGCCCCAGTGGCAACGGCCCGGCCATCACTGCCCTGCGGCAGATGATCGAGCAGGTGGCCGCCTTCGACACCACCGTGCTGGTGCTGGGCGAATCAGGCACCGGCAAGGAAGTGGTCTCGCGCAGCATCCACCAGCGTTCGCCGCGCCGTGATGGCCCGTTCGTGGCGATCAACTGCGGCGCCATTCCGGCCGACCTGCTGGAAAGCGAGCTGTTCGGCCACGAAAAGGGCGCCTTCACCGGTGCGCTGACCGCGCGCAAGGGCCGCTTCGAAATGGCCGAGGGCGGCACCCTGCTGCTGGATGAAATCGGCGACATGAGCCTGCCGATGCAGGTCAAGCTGCTGCGGGTGCTGCAGGAGCGCAGTTTCGAACGCGTGGGCGGCAACCAGACCATCCGCTGCAACGTGCGGGTGATCGCCGCGACCCACCGTGACCTGGAAACCCGCATCGCCGAAGGCAAGTTCCGCGAGGACCTGTTCTACCGCCTCAACGTGTTCCCCATCGACGTGCCGGCCCTGCGCGAGCGCCGCGAGGACCTGCCGGTGCTGGTGGACACCATCGCCGCGCAGCTGGGCCGCACCGGCCGTGGTGATGTGCGCTTCACCGCCGAGGCGCTGCAGGCGCTGGCCGGCTACGAATGGCCGGGCAACGTGCGCGAGCTGACCAACCTGGTCGAGCGCCTGGCCGTGCTGCACCCGGGCAGCGCCGTGCGCGTGCAGGACCTGCCCGCGCGCTACCGTGGCGATGCCGTGCTGCCGGCCACCGCCGCCCCGGTGGCCACCGCCGTGGCCGGCAGCGATGAACGCCTGGACCTGCGCAGCTTCTCCTTCCATACCCCCGGCGCCGGCACCCAGCCTCCGCTGCAGCATGGCATCGAGGTGGAACGGGGTGCGGCCGCGATGACCCTGCCCGACGATGGCCTGGACCTGCGCAACCATATGGCCAGCATCGAACTGGGCCTGATCAACGAGGCCCTGGAGCGCACCCAGGGCGTGGTCGCCCACGCGGCCCAGCTGCTGGGCCTGCGCCGCACCACGCTGGTGGAAAAGCTGCGCAAGTACGGCATCGAGCGCGAGCAGGCCGAACTGGCCGGCTGA
- the rpoN gene encoding RNA polymerase factor sigma-54, with protein sequence MKAALSAQMGQQLHLTPQLLQSIRLLQLDGLQLEQEIQRLLDTNPLLEIEDAVADAPEAGADSTEATVDTAAFDELPESSMWDVAGASWQDGDDDRMARVAAGESSDPQLRVLQRLALDLDDRELAVAAFWLDHCDEAGYLQAPLAQLQLRACAQFDIDAAGVEAIRQHLLQGEPAGMAAQDLRECLQAQLRSLDGTVPARHLAQRLLAGDLDALASHDYPALARLHDAEIADIREAVRLVLSLQPRPGDSLLPERSPVVVPDVVAWLADGQWRVALNPATSRRVNLNPVYEQVLADSGDAAQPLREMLQEARWFSRGLSMRYDTLLRTARVIIERQAAFLVRGEEAMAPLTLKEVAEEIGMHESTVSRITTGKYLQTPRGTFELKHFFAVRLDGASVSGQAVKAMVRRLIDAEPAGRPLADEAIAGLLSRQGVNIARRTVAKYREQLDIAPARERRRLGARQPQLARVG encoded by the coding sequence ATGAAGGCAGCACTTTCGGCCCAGATGGGCCAGCAACTCCACCTGACCCCGCAGCTGCTGCAGTCGATCCGGCTGCTGCAGCTCGATGGCCTGCAACTGGAACAGGAAATCCAGCGCCTGCTGGATACCAACCCGCTGCTGGAAATCGAGGACGCGGTGGCTGACGCTCCTGAAGCGGGCGCTGACAGCACGGAAGCCACGGTCGATACCGCCGCCTTCGACGAACTGCCCGAGTCTTCGATGTGGGACGTGGCCGGGGCCAGCTGGCAGGACGGTGACGATGACCGCATGGCCCGCGTGGCCGCCGGCGAATCCAGCGACCCGCAGCTGCGCGTACTGCAGCGCCTGGCGCTGGACCTGGACGACCGCGAACTGGCCGTGGCCGCCTTCTGGCTGGACCACTGCGATGAGGCCGGCTACCTGCAGGCACCGCTGGCACAGCTGCAGCTGCGTGCCTGCGCCCAGTTCGACATCGACGCCGCCGGCGTTGAAGCCATCCGCCAGCACCTGCTGCAGGGTGAACCGGCCGGCATGGCGGCGCAGGACCTGCGCGAGTGCCTGCAGGCACAGCTGCGCAGCCTGGATGGCACCGTGCCGGCCCGCCACCTGGCACAGCGCCTGCTGGCCGGCGACCTCGATGCCCTGGCCAGCCATGACTACCCTGCCCTGGCCCGCCTGCACGATGCCGAGATCGCCGACATCCGCGAGGCCGTGCGCCTGGTGCTGTCACTGCAGCCGCGCCCGGGCGACAGCCTGTTGCCCGAGCGCAGCCCGGTGGTGGTGCCCGACGTGGTCGCCTGGCTGGCCGATGGGCAGTGGCGCGTGGCGCTGAACCCGGCCACCAGCCGCCGGGTCAACCTCAACCCGGTCTACGAGCAGGTGCTGGCCGACAGCGGCGATGCCGCCCAGCCACTGCGCGAGATGCTGCAGGAAGCGCGCTGGTTCAGCCGTGGCCTGTCGATGCGCTACGACACCCTGCTGCGCACCGCCCGGGTCATCATCGAGCGCCAGGCGGCCTTCCTGGTCCGCGGGGAGGAGGCCATGGCGCCCTTGACCCTGAAGGAAGTGGCCGAGGAAATCGGCATGCACGAGTCCACCGTCTCGCGCATCACCACCGGCAAGTACCTGCAGACCCCGCGCGGCACCTTCGAGCTGAAGCATTTCTTCGCCGTGCGCCTGGACGGTGCCAGCGTGTCCGGGCAGGCGGTCAAGGCCATGGTGCGCCGCCTGATCGACGCCGAACCGGCCGGTCGCCCGCTGGCTGACGAGGCCATTGCCGGCCTGCTGTCGCGCCAGGGGGTGAACATTGCGCGCCGAACCGTCGCAAAATACCGGGAACAACTGGATATCGCCCCCGCCCGCGAGCGTCGCCGGCTGGGCGCCAGGCAACCTCAGCTGGCCCGGGTGGGCTGA
- a CDS encoding flagellin has protein sequence MAQVINTNTMSLNAQRNLSTSGASLATTIQRLSSGLRINSAKDDAAGLAISERFTTQIRGLDVAIRNANDGISLAQVAEGSLSEVGNNLQRIRELAVQASNATNSSSDRKALQAEVTQLVSEIDRVAKQSDFNGTKLLDGSFTSQLFQVGANAGQSIAISNVVDAKADALGNAKFAPASTGGNVVAITGPTDITGLTVNGAAIGTISGKTTAELAASAAAQINSKIGEAGVYAEVITTAGTPDTYALKLNSVKADRDLVLNGGAALGLANSTAAAPTAVAATATSTFVKDLDVSSYVGAQKALEVVDKALESVNGVRADLGAIQNRFTSVVANLQTSSENLSASRSRIRDTDFAKETAELTRTQILQQAGTAMLAQANQVPQNVLSLLQR, from the coding sequence ATGGCACAGGTAATCAACACCAATACGATGTCGCTCAACGCTCAGCGCAACCTGAGCACCAGCGGCGCTTCGCTGGCCACCACCATCCAGCGCCTGTCGTCCGGCCTGCGCATCAACAGCGCGAAGGACGACGCCGCCGGCCTGGCGATCAGCGAACGTTTCACCACCCAGATCCGTGGCCTGGACGTGGCCATCCGCAACGCCAACGACGGTATCTCGCTGGCCCAGGTCGCCGAAGGTTCGCTGAGCGAAGTCGGCAACAACCTGCAGCGCATCCGTGAACTGGCCGTGCAGGCGTCCAACGCCACCAACTCCAGCAGCGACCGCAAGGCCCTGCAGGCCGAAGTGACCCAGCTGGTCAGCGAAATCGACCGCGTGGCCAAGCAGAGCGACTTCAACGGCACCAAGCTGCTGGACGGCTCGTTCACCAGCCAGCTGTTCCAGGTCGGCGCCAATGCCGGCCAGTCGATCGCCATCTCCAACGTGGTCGATGCCAAGGCCGATGCGCTGGGCAATGCCAAGTTCGCCCCGGCAAGCACCGGCGGCAACGTGGTGGCCATCACCGGCCCGACCGACATCACCGGCCTGACCGTCAACGGCGCAGCCATCGGCACCATCAGCGGCAAGACCACCGCCGAGCTGGCCGCGTCGGCCGCTGCGCAGATCAACAGCAAGATCGGCGAAGCCGGTGTCTATGCCGAAGTCATCACCACCGCCGGCACCCCGGACACCTACGCCCTGAAGCTGAACTCGGTCAAGGCCGACCGCGACCTGGTCCTGAACGGCGGTGCCGCACTGGGCCTGGCCAACTCCACGGCCGCCGCCCCGACCGCCGTGGCCGCCACCGCCACCTCGACTTTCGTCAAGGACCTGGACGTGTCCAGCTACGTCGGTGCCCAGAAGGCACTGGAAGTGGTGGACAAGGCACTGGAATCGGTCAACGGCGTACGCGCCGACCTGGGTGCCATCCAGAACCGCTTCACCTCCGTTGTTGCCAACCTGCAGACCTCTTCGGAGAACCTGTCGGCATCGCGCAGCCGCATCCGCGACACCGACTTCGCCAAGGAAACGGCCGAACTCACCCGCACCCAGATCCTGCAGCAGGCCGGCACGGCCATGCTGGCCCAGGCCAACCAGGTGCCGCAGAACGTGCTCAGCCTGTTGCAGCGCTGA
- the fliE gene encoding flagellar hook-basal body complex protein FliE — protein MSHSVTSILSQIRSYQSQITQPTTVLPTGNEAPRDNAIAPTALGATQAAPASFTETLRGALSSVNQAQQTSGQLARDFELGVPGADLAKVMVASQQSQIAFRATVEVRNRLVQAYQDVMNMPL, from the coding sequence ATGTCGCACTCCGTCACGTCGATCCTTTCGCAGATCCGCTCCTACCAGTCCCAGATCACGCAGCCGACCACCGTGCTGCCGACCGGGAACGAAGCGCCGCGCGACAACGCCATCGCCCCCACCGCCCTGGGTGCGACGCAGGCCGCGCCGGCCAGCTTCACCGAAACCCTGCGCGGGGCACTGTCCAGCGTGAACCAGGCCCAGCAGACCTCTGGCCAGCTGGCCCGTGATTTTGAACTGGGCGTGCCCGGCGCCGACCTGGCCAAGGTCATGGTCGCCTCCCAGCAGTCGCAGATCGCCTTCCGCGCCACCGTGGAAGTCCGCAACCGTCTCGTCCAGGCTTACCAGGACGTGATGAACATGCCGCTGTAA
- a CDS encoding response regulator transcription factor, with product MNKLTVLLVDDHEGFINAAMRHFRKVDWLEVVGSAGNGLEAIERSEALRPQVVLMDLAMPEMGGLQATRLIKSQDDAPYIVIASHFDDTEHREHALRAGADNFVSKLSYIQEVMPILEGLKGESS from the coding sequence ATGAACAAGCTCACTGTCCTGCTGGTCGACGACCATGAGGGCTTCATCAACGCGGCGATGCGCCACTTCCGCAAGGTCGACTGGCTGGAAGTGGTCGGCAGCGCCGGCAATGGCCTGGAAGCGATCGAGCGCTCCGAAGCGCTGCGCCCGCAGGTCGTGCTGATGGACCTGGCCATGCCGGAAATGGGCGGCCTGCAGGCCACCCGCCTGATCAAATCGCAGGACGATGCCCCGTACATCGTCATCGCCAGCCACTTCGACGACACCGAGCACCGCGAACATGCGCTGCGCGCGGGCGCCGACAACTTCGTCAGCAAGCTGTCCTACATCCAGGAAGTCATGCCGATCCTGGAAGGCCTGAAAGGGGAAAGCTCATGA
- the fliS gene encoding flagellar export chaperone FliS: MYGSSRQYAEQYRQVGVTSAVTDADPHKLVALLLAGALERVRLAQASLERGDQARKGKAIGEACAIVGHLNGSLDHEAGGEIAGNLSALYDYVLQRLTEANLHNDRGALDESLQLLGEIDDAWNAIPHEQRRPATVAP, translated from the coding sequence ATGTACGGTTCCAGCCGTCAATACGCCGAACAGTACCGCCAGGTGGGTGTGACCAGCGCCGTCACCGACGCCGACCCCCACAAACTGGTCGCACTGCTGCTGGCGGGGGCACTGGAACGCGTGCGCCTGGCCCAGGCCAGCCTGGAGCGCGGCGACCAGGCCCGCAAGGGCAAGGCCATCGGTGAAGCCTGCGCGATCGTCGGCCACCTCAACGGCTCGCTGGACCATGAAGCGGGCGGCGAGATCGCCGGCAACCTGTCGGCCCTGTACGACTACGTGCTGCAGCGCCTGACCGAGGCCAACCTGCACAACGACCGCGGCGCCCTGGACGAGTCCCTGCAGCTGCTGGGCGAAATCGATGATGCCTGGAACGCCATCCCGCACGAACAGCGCCGGCCGGCAACGGTGGCCCCATGA
- a CDS encoding flagellin — MAQVINTNTMSLNAQRNLSTSGASLATTIQRLSSGSRINSAKDDAAGLAISERFGTQIRGTDVAIRNANDGISLAQVAEGSLTEIGNNLQRIRELAVQSSNATNSASDRKALQAEVTQLASEIDRVAKQSEFNGTKLLDGSFTSQLFQVGANAGQAIAIDKVINAKTDALGKSQFAADAASGAIVANVAGGTIADMSINGVTVKGFTYEAGTTAKDLASKVAATINAKVGETGATAEAAVLDDAATPPTYNITVSSVKAGQSLKIATNASIGIAADVDNAATAATASTSFVSSLSVSSFKEASRALEVVDNALGAINSTRADLGAIQNRFTSVVANLQTSTENLSASRSRIKDTDFAKETAELTRTQILQQAGTAMLAQANQVPQGVLSLLR; from the coding sequence ATGGCACAAGTCATCAACACCAACACGATGTCGTTGAACGCTCAGCGCAACCTGAGCACCAGCGGCGCTTCGCTGGCCACCACCATCCAGCGCCTGTCCTCGGGCTCGCGCATCAACAGCGCCAAGGACGACGCGGCCGGCCTGGCCATCTCCGAGCGCTTCGGTACCCAGATCCGCGGTACCGACGTAGCCATCCGCAATGCCAATGACGGCATCTCGCTGGCCCAGGTCGCTGAAGGTTCGCTGACGGAAATCGGCAACAACCTGCAGCGTATCCGCGAACTGGCCGTGCAGTCGTCCAACGCCACCAACTCCGCCAGCGACCGCAAGGCCCTGCAGGCCGAAGTGACCCAGCTGGCCAGCGAAATCGACCGCGTGGCCAAGCAGTCCGAGTTCAACGGCACCAAGCTGCTGGACGGCTCGTTCACCAGCCAGCTGTTCCAGGTCGGCGCCAACGCCGGCCAGGCCATCGCCATCGACAAGGTGATCAACGCCAAGACCGATGCGCTGGGCAAGTCGCAGTTCGCCGCCGATGCGGCCAGCGGTGCCATCGTCGCCAATGTTGCCGGTGGCACGATTGCGGACATGTCGATCAACGGCGTGACCGTGAAGGGCTTCACCTATGAAGCCGGCACCACCGCCAAGGACCTGGCCAGCAAGGTCGCCGCCACCATCAATGCGAAGGTCGGCGAAACCGGTGCGACGGCCGAAGCCGCCGTGCTCGATGACGCAGCCACCCCGCCGACCTACAACATCACCGTCAGCTCGGTGAAGGCCGGCCAGAGCCTGAAGATCGCCACCAATGCCAGCATCGGCATCGCGGCCGACGTCGACAACGCGGCCACGGCGGCCACGGCGAGCACGTCGTTCGTGTCGAGCCTGTCGGTGTCCAGCTTCAAGGAAGCCTCGCGCGCCCTGGAAGTGGTCGACAACGCGCTGGGCGCCATCAACAGCACCCGTGCCGATCTGGGCGCCATCCAGAACCGCTTCACCTCGGTGGTGGCCAACCTGCAGACCTCGACCGAAAACCTGTCCGCCTCGCGCAGCCGCATCAAGGACACGGATTTCGCCAAGGAAACCGCTGAGCTGACCCGCACCCAGATCCTGCAGCAGGCCGGTACGGCCATGCTGGCCCAGGCCAACCAGGTGCCGCAGGGCGTGCTGAGCCTGCTGCGCTGA